From Cucumis melo cultivar AY chromosome 3, USDA_Cmelo_AY_1.0, whole genome shotgun sequence:
AACCTAGCCCAGTTGATCCTACTTAGCTATATCAACAACCATCTCATCGCTCACATTCTGTTTGAGATACGTCCTCCACTATGGTTTTTAGTTGTTGGAGGAGAGAGACAACATCTCAGTGCATGATCCCCTTTCATCACCATATTATGACATACTTAGAGACTTCTGGATTTCATGGGGTTTCCCAGATATGATTCATGCAGTTGCATTGGCACTTAATTACTATTTTGGTCAAGTGTTGGAGACAAGAGATCCACACATTTCACATGACTTGTCAGAAATGCATGATCATGTTATAGGACTTTGCGATCAAGATAGGGTTATCGATGGACATAAGGAGCCTGTTGTAGGATTGTTAACATATAACTTGAAGAAAGTATGTGAAGATTTCTTGGGAGTTTTACCACTTGACATGAAATGCCAAAGGTTGAGTTTTTCATGGTTGGTCGAACAATTCACAGAATTGCCACCAGATGCTAATGCTGTGAGCTTCCAGAGATACACGCTCGTGTATATATTATCTAACTCATATTAGGCTTTTTGTTTGCCGACAAGTTAAATACACTGGTACACTTTATTATGCTTTTAAGCGATTTCGACCAGGTTGGTACATACCCTTGGGACGTTGCACGTCTTGCATGACTTTATAGGGAATTGTGTCGAGCTAATAATAATGCACAATCCTTAGAAATAGTTAGGCCAGTACTAATGCTACTTCAAGTATGGCCATATGACAGATTTCCTATTGTAACACCACAATAAAATTTTCACTATCTATAACATTAATTTTTTCACAGATTAGATGAAACGGTGTCCTACTTGCATCAGAACAATCAACAAGTATGTTGTTGATGTATTGACAGATATTTGATCGACTAATGGACACTCAGGTAGTAAAGTATTATACGAATGTTGTTTACTTATTTTTTGTTGTCtacttatgttttttttttttttgttaacaGATTAATTGGACATCATACACATCCGATATTATAACATTGCTTCCTGATCAATGTCATAATGGTGAAGTGGTATGGACTTATGTGGCCCCTATGATATGCTTTCATATCATTGAGATGCATCTACCAAATCGTGTGTTGCTATAGCGAATACTTCAAATGCAACAAACATTGTGCTTTACAAACCCGATGCCTCACCAAATTGATTTAAGAGGAAAACACGATAATCAAGATTGACATAGGATTCATGCAGAGTATATCACAATTTGGCGTTCGTGAAATGATCTTTGTTTACAAGAAGAAGTAACACACGAGCCAACTATATCAGATGACTATTTTCCTTGGTACATGTCAATTACAGGATGATTTATCACACCTAATGACACTATCATTGCATGGTAAGAATTTTAATATGatttgttttataattttataacaTGCACATTATTACTCGATGAAACATAATTTACAAGATTTGAGCTCAATGTGTGATCAAACCTTGAAAAATATAGAACATATTATATTCGGCAAACCAAACAACTCAGTTGCCGACACGGATTGAAGATGTATTCGATGTAGACAACGACAATAGGGCAATGATATCATAGAGGGAGATCAAGATAATACTTAAtttgtaaattaaatttttaattcatataaatttcaattttaaatgtataattatacgaaaaaaaacattttatttttactaaaaCCATGGTCATATTACAAACCTAAGGTAAAAAATAATCCTTGAAAGCTTAAAGAAAAAAGTTACCTAAATAtatacaacttttttttttaacttaaaaattttataGCAAATCTCACACCGCTCTTCTAATTCACCGTTTCCAAGTTCCATGACACATTCTTCAACTATGTATTAAGTTGTCAttattgtttcaaaatttagacTAAAAATCCTTCTAATTAATAACTTTAAAGTGTCAGTATAGTTTCAAAAGTAAGTAACACGAGTGAATTAGGTGGAAAAGGAAAAATGTGTGGAGGAATTTTTAATGCAAGTGAACATATATAGATACTCAAGTTCGCtgtaaatgaaaataataatcaCAATAATTTTGGTTGTATTAGGACAAAAATAAGGGGATCATTAGTTAAGTTTTCGTGAAATTAAACCACCTTTTACTAGCATTTTAAGGTAGTGGTGTACCAACCAGTCACGTGCCATGTGGTCAAATTTGTCAAAATGAATTTCTACTCCATTTCTGAAATTTCATTACATACTACCTATtttgtcattattttttttaacaaaaccttatttctaaaaatacttcctaatattttaaataaaactaGTGATAAGAATATTTTGAATTCTTTTCTAAATGTTTTAAGAAACCTAAAAGTTTTAAGAATGTAACGACCcgaacttttttttaaattaagctaAGGCCATTACTTAAAAGATAAACATTAACGACATTTTTGATTTTCCAAAAAAGAGGCTAacgaaaatttttataaaataaataccaAGATGTTCATAAAAGCGtaagattatcaaaattaacaaaGATAGTTGAAAATGTGACCCGTGGGTTttaacacttttttttaaaagagaaacaaataaaggtaataaaatcttaagtaaaatgattaaaatttaaaatatcaaaaagaaaaaaaaaacgataaatAAGCGCGGAAGTTGAACTGGGTCCCCATATGGTATGTCACGGATCCCTtgctgtcgctcgccagcttcttCTTTACCTCAGCCTGAAATGTTAGACAtaaaaaagagtgagtatataaatatactcagtaagggacccactactagtcccactggGTAGTCTGTTAACTTCTCATTAGAAACATACATGCGGTATCatgtgtccaatggagcacacctgagtgagtgagaccaTACGAACatccctaaatcgtgcgagtgatcccataggaacaccTCTAATCGTAcgagtgatcgcaggtacacactccataaacatatctGTGATATAAGGGTACACCCTTAATCGTGCGACTGGTCCCATTGGAACACCCTTAGTCGTGCGAGTGGCCCCGTATACACAAAATAACTACCCCCTAACCATGTATGTGATctgtaggtacacccctaaattgtgcgagtgatcccgtaggaacacccctagtcgtgcgagtgaccccatgGATAGTACCACGATACAGGTGGGGTAAGAAACTCATCatataaagttaacagacacaccacaatccaaaaCATGTAATATCATCATAAGCATCATAACAAGAtctgagtattaatcttaatgTCCTTATTCACGTGATTAATATAGCATGTATCAAAATCAAACATAACATAACGATCATCATCCTTAACCATAACATCAGTTGCCATCATAAACACAATATCAATCATCGTCTACAACATCCCTTATGCACCTTAGCCACCCTAaatgcataatcgtaaatacatgcggtctcttaaattcagtcaaaggtctagtagtagaatctcttacctgaagattagTTACGCTGATATTTTTCCTAACAGTGCCcccaaaatctaaaattaataaacaaataacAATCGCTTAGGGACCAAATTCCAGTTATCTccacttacccaaagttgaagaCAAACCTAATTTATCCTTAGTTGAGGGAAAATCTACAGCACAACTCCCAACTGATCTACCAcgaaaaataattcaaataacgaaaaataattcaaataagtccataattaaattatttagggtaaAAAATAACCTTTGATGGGTATGCcaaaaatccaataaaaaacCTACCAAAATTAAGTGAAAGGACCAAAATAGGCTAGGCGGCTTGAAAGAGGCTTGGCGGCTCAAGGCTGAAGAGAAGGGCAGCTCGGATAGGTGGCTTGCATGTAGAGGCGACTCGTGCGCGGCTCAGATGCAGGAGGCGCAGCTCGGATGAACGGTTGGCGGGTGCCCTGGAGACTCACACGTGTGCACGGTTGGAAACTCAACCGCGGCTGGGCGCGAGTACGATGGCTCGGAGCGAAATTATGCGGCTGGAAGGCGCGACTCACACCCACATGCTCGGCTTGGACGAAGCTCCGACCGGGACGACTTGGCTCGAATTGACATGGTTGGCTTGCACAACGACGACTTGGCTTGGTGAACGATGGACGATCGGTGGACCGAGGTGGCAGTACGACAATCGTGACGGAGAGTGGACGACCGACGAGCTAAGGCGAGAAAATGGGTGACGTGAAAAGTCGGCGACTTGCGGAGACGAGAATCGGCTGGACGGTCGACGCTACGGCAACCGATGGTCGGAGATGGGGGAGATGATGGAGATCGTGCGTGGCTGCCGGTGGTGAAGGATGGTGAAGGAGGCGGCGAGTTTAGGGTCTTTTTTTctaaagaggaagaagatgatgacaCGTAATACgagatatttataataataataatatcatcatcatcatcatcattattattattattattattatttctctaTCCTTTCCCAAAtatctttcttttaaattcttttccaaaacaaaccttctctcttcatttaaaacccactaAATTCCCTTTTTACTCAAAAATTCCACCAATCACCTCACCGTTtctccaaataaaatatcaacattatcttttactaaataataattatattttctatcatataattattattttaaatttcattctctctctccacaaatatatatatatattccttttTCCAAAACAATATCCTCAGATAACCatattatccacataatataattatctcAACTCCAAAGTTAATTAATTGTCAAATCACATATAgttaatcaaatttctcccGACTACAAATCTCACTACAAAACAACTCCAATCATAATCTCATTAGCACCCAAATTAATTCCAAcactaattaaaattaaacttaagataattaaaataaatcgTCTTATCTTGAGTCGTTACGAAGaaacttttaaaaaacaaagaaaaatacaaagagGCATGATTGTACAATGGAACTTCGTTATTAAACAATACATTTGAGGTAAAAAAGTTGttagaattatatatatgataGGATAATTGAACtataatgatttatttttaagGTATAGATTATTGTAgtttaaataataatagtatattagtAAACCAGAGTTTTGAAATACCCTTGAGAGTAGGTAATAAGTTTTTGGCCAAAACATCTCACACCTAGTCTAGTCAATGGTGAGAAATGGAAAGGTTGGAGGGGTAGGATTGTATTTTCAAAGAAACCTCGAAAAACATGAATTATTTAATGACGTTAAGGCAGTATACCACATTGTAATTTGTACACTGAATTCCTACCTTGTCTGTCAGTGCTTTGTGTATTCATGTTTAAAGCCCATTTAAGAGACACACAAAGAGACAGAGAAATACTCTTGTcggcaaaaagaaaaagaaaaaaaaaaacgaaaattcGAGGCAAGATTTCAAAACTTAcccaaaagaaaatgaaagattcAACTGAAAAGAGCAAGAAGCAGGCTGATAATGAATCTGATCTTCATCCTATTCCTCACTGTTCTATCATTTTAACAATCTTTGATTCAATCCTTCAAGCTTTCATCGCCATTTTGAGGTTCTCTGGTTTTAAACGCAATGCCCCACCTTACCGTCCAGCGTCCTCCTCACTGGAAGATTGCTACACCGCCGGCTCAAATCCGCCTTCCACGGCGGTCGACCCACCTCATGACGATTCTGTAAGCCTATCTCTCTCCactctttttatattattttattttaatttaaccCCTCCAAATATTTTTTACCCTTTCAAAGTTGGAGTTTTGTTCGGATTTAGTTGTAACttttaacttcaaattttcaCTAAATATCTTTTTTCTGTACTTAGACGTTGAatctattaattaattgaaaataattataaagaACGGAAAAAATTggtataattaattgaaattgaatATGAAAAATACATGCCATTTCTAACATCGTCCTAACAATATATGATACAAATTTTGCTTTtagaatattttaattttttttatatgaaaagGTGAGTACATCTTGAGATGTACAGAGTATACATATCATCCATTGAACATTAAGACCCTGCGGATGAAATTGAAATGAAAtacaaattcaattttcaagATCAACGTCTGACATTTTTTTAGggactaaattaaaataaaatacaaaactGAAAAAGGGTTTACTATAATTTGACCATTTTTGACTAACTTTTCAGGTCAATAACTTcattgaaaaatttataattttaaatattgtgTTGTGTTTTTTTTTGTAGGAGGAAGAAAGTGAGTACTATAGGCCACATGTTCCTCCTCCGCCGCCGTGGAGCACCGGCGGGGGTGGTCAGATACACTAATATGTATATTGTACTAATCAGGTGTGGCTGTTTTGTATAATCAAGGGTAATATAAAGTTTGAGATCTTTGTAGCAATGTGGTTACATGAATTTAGAGTGTATGAAGGCAGCAAAAAGAAAATTCCAAGCTTCCTACTTATgggtttattcttttatttttctttactatttatGGTTTTCTAGGCAATGATTTAAATTAAAGTAGGTTGGATTGATTATCTAGCCTTTtaaattaacctttttttttttattatttacaaatataataaaatatcatcatttatataacaaatataattatttttatctATGGTTGTCGTCTATtgtaatattttgattcattttgtttatttttaaaaataaacaaatatttcaaTAAAAATTGACTAGGTTTGTAGTTTGTATATtatacttttatatataaatcaatTGATATACTAAATAGTATATCAATACTCACTAATTTTCGAGCTAGTGTTGATATATTAGTAGTACACTagtttattattgttattaaagTTGCATCAAGGTGTGGGAATGCTCAACAACTATTCATCCTGCAACGGGAAGACTTTGATGTTTAAACCGTCTAAAAATTGGATTGTGATCAATTTGGTAGTATTTGCAAGTGATCAGTTAGACATGTTTAATTCATCTAAACATgtgttgtattaaaaaaaaaatgctctatgaagtttgattattttttcatatattcAATGTGTGCGTTTTTGTTGGTTTTAAATATTGCGGGACGAGTTTCatactttttcattttttatttgcgatttattcatcttagCTTGTTTATGATTTATTCATCTTAGCTTAAGGTTTTCTTTCTTCAATATTTAGAGTataagatttgattgtttaaatcttttatttcatcTTCGTTATCTTTGataaaaattctaaattgtttagaagATTAGTAAAATTGTTAACAAAGAACTATTTATTGTTGCattgctaaacgatcgtgtatcaaaattCAAACGATTGTGTATATTGTATTATATGATTGTTAGATTTCATAATTttcatgatcatttacattggatgacatgatcatttaccataatcaacacaaTTGCTTACCATAATCAATACGATCGCTAGCTTATCATATTATTTCACTGCACGATTGTCTATCATTGCATTGTGATTAGATTAATTATATTACGATCGTTTATGTCTGGAGCTTTTTCGCCATCGTTTAGAGTTCATTAttcgatcgtttaaatttgaagtatttttctctattgtttaaaatgaactacacgatcatgtattaTGATCTAAACCATTGTTTAAAAGAGTTGTTTAAAAGAAGATTATTCACATGTCTGTGGCCAATTAATCGTCTGTTGACcgagatatttttggtatttcacaTTGTACGTCTGtaagttttttcctttttcaaaattgttctatacaatgtaaatattttattgatttgttatatttttaaaaactttttttaattacttCAACAGATATAAAAATACACTTTTTGTCATACTAGAGCTTCGTAGATTCGATAATTTTGAATGTACCGTTTCAAGGTTGAATATTTTATGTTTGacaattgttttaaatgacaaaaatgaattgaattgttttttaaatgtaGCAAAATATTGTTGTCTATCAATAATGGATGATATTAAGCAATGATCCATAGGAGTGAatatttctatatttaaaaatattttgattaattaattatatctaACCATTGAATTCATTGTACTCATCAACTTGGACAAAACTCTAATGAAAatggataaaaaagaagaaaatttaaattgttttaGATTATTGATATCATACCAGTAATATAATGCATGGAAACAAATGACTGAAAAAATTTCTAACTCTAAATCCATAACATGCGAACACAGGTTACTTAAATAACATTTTTGTTTATGGATGACATCTATAATTTAGTTTGTCAATTGTGTATATAACGGTGTTATACTTTATCTTTTttatgataaattttatttatctttttttttttttaagaaccatttttaaaaatttcagTCCAAGTCTCTAAAGAATTTTTGTTGATTCATCGGTGGCATTTTCTCTCATATGAAGATTTTTCAATAAGATATTTTATTtacttcatcaacaagtttcttcAAGATCTTTGACCAAAATCTTTATAGATCGTTTGTTCAAATctattttaacaaaatttttttgaaagttgCCGTTTCAATTCCAGTTTGAAGATTCATCAAACTATACCTATAAATAGGAGTTTTCACTCTCTTTCAAAATTATCGAAGTAGACGGATTCAAGAAGAAATCGTAAAAGAATCTTAGTTTGAAGGTATGATTGAAGGTTCTACCTTCAatcatataaatattttcatgaaGATTATACTCAGTAAGTTTGATCCAAGAAATATGAAGATAAGAGATTAATAGAAGACTTTTTAATAATTGAGTATCACAATTATCTAAATGAGTGGAGTCCAATATCTTCAAGAGATTCAAATATATAGGAGAACATGATATTTAGTAAATAACAATTACTAAAGAGTACCAATCTAGGAGAAGTGTTATCTAGATTGATATACTAAAGAGCATGTATAGCATTCTTACAATATTTTACTTATTTGAATCTTGATCAATAAATCTCTTTATCCGAACTTGAAAACTCTTTAGAAGTAAGTGATATTCACCGATCTGGATTATCAAAGTTACAATGttcatttttcttcttgttcCCCTAATTAACAATCTGGCCTTTGACTAAAGCAACAATTACTTAAATGTAAAATAATCTATTTTAGTTTTTCACTCTATATTTTGTACCTATACATCTACTGGTACGTCAAATAGCAATCGAATGATATATGAAATCTTTAGTATCTTAAATATATGCTATTTAAAGGCGTTGATAAAAACGATATTAAGGTCAAATTTGgaataattaaaagataaataaattaattaagtttatagTTCTTACCGTTAGTGCCATTTCTTTAAATCTATTGTTTAGAAAATTTCTGTACATACCATGATATTTTGCAATCAAGAAATTTGATCAACGgtttgaaaataatatacataGAAATTAATTGTAGGTTTAGTTTCTAATTTTGTTGTCGTACTCGATAGTGAAAGGTTctaaaacttaaaaaatggaaagtaGGTTTTAAACTTCCAATTATATATTTGATGTTTCATTTTTAATACAGTTTACAAGGATTGATCCAAGACATTAAATcatcaaattttatttaattaattcatacaatttcttttgaaaaaaatgaataattCATTAAATTATTAGACTAAAACTAAAATGCCGACAGATATAACATCAAAtttattaattcattaatttAATAGACTAAAATCAAATACTACTATCAACCTCTCTGTCCCCACCCATTCTCGATCAGATCGGGGTTTTCTCTCCTTAATCAAGTTGGGGAACCAGAGTGAGAACCATGCAAGAaattttgttactttttttttttttttttttttttgaaaacattaTATACAATTCTTGTATATTTGGGTTTGTTCAACCACaccaatattatttttattcctAAGAAAACCGATTCCACAGAGGCTTCGGATTTCAAACTCGTTAGCTTGTGCAATGTCATttacaaaattgttgtcaaggCTCTTGCAAATAAGTTAAAAGTTGTACTTCCACAAGTGATTTTCAACTCC
This genomic window contains:
- the LOC103502256 gene encoding uncharacterized protein LOC103502256; amino-acid sequence: MFKAHLRDTQRDREILLSAKRKRKKKTKIRGKISKLTQKKMKDSTEKSKKQADNESDLHPIPHCSIILTIFDSILQAFIAILRFSGFKRNAPPYRPASSSLEDCYTAGSNPPSTAVDPPHDDSEEESEYYRPHVPPPPPWSTGGGGQIH